In a single window of the Pseudomonadota bacterium genome:
- a CDS encoding zinc ribbon domain-containing protein: MKCPGCGHINEHERIVCGDCGKTLEDWNRQSVLRSAAVNDAPARPSREAS; the protein is encoded by the coding sequence GTGAAGTGCCCAGGCTGCGGCCACATCAACGAGCACGAGCGCATCGTCTGCGGCGACTGCGGCAAGACGCTCGAAGACTGGAACAGGCAATCGGTGCTGCGCAGCGCCGCCGTCAACGATGCCCCCGCGCGCCCATCGCGCGAGGCTTC